From Xylanibacter oryzae DSM 17970, a single genomic window includes:
- a CDS encoding DUF6057 family protein, whose product MKHLKLNSKIINPYYIIIVILAIVCYVFFQNYYSYHFFYKEQNQIFLMSWNYVAEYFSKPAWAACLIGDFLTQFYYYLYAGALILTIVLLTMGDVIRRSLQKAGLSTNISFIIAIIAMILEIICHFKAEFRLASTIAIIGGATIFYLVSFIPRINKWKFLNEIVIIVSSAISYWMFGYGWIIFIILAIISGWKHTNIKIAIMRFCYIPIFTICIHFTQNLYLLNDNNNLTYPGLGKLKKPEMDLERYLMIDNEYYFGHYNKVLIACSRMDSIPEQISFFYNLTLAHQGLLANSFDLANPTNLGTFYHIGPNTPLIIIKMMNELYYTLGDMTLTERAAMMANVFSANNRNVRMIKRLAEANLVNNDIPAAMKYLRILDNTIVYKKWAEKHTPGMQTAEVKMEIAKKRQFVNKTDTLRLTDNCREVLLELLQSNSKNAVALDYLLCSDLMAHQIGVFMDDYNKYYALQKRKNEPQLYRQAVDFYNQNNPNK is encoded by the coding sequence ATGAAACATCTTAAATTAAATTCTAAAATAATAAATCCATATTACATAATTATAGTAATATTAGCTATCGTTTGCTATGTGTTTTTTCAAAACTACTATTCATACCATTTCTTTTATAAAGAACAGAATCAGATATTCTTGATGTCATGGAACTATGTAGCAGAATATTTTTCAAAGCCAGCCTGGGCAGCCTGCCTTATAGGTGATTTTCTAACCCAATTTTATTATTACTTATACGCTGGAGCCTTAATACTTACAATAGTTCTACTTACGATGGGAGATGTAATAAGAAGATCCCTTCAAAAAGCAGGATTAAGCACTAATATATCATTTATCATAGCAATTATAGCTATGATTCTGGAAATCATATGCCATTTCAAAGCTGAATTTCGTCTAGCTTCAACAATCGCGATAATAGGTGGAGCTACAATATTTTACTTAGTTAGCTTCATACCAAGAATAAATAAATGGAAGTTTCTAAATGAGATAGTAATAATAGTTTCTTCTGCAATATCGTATTGGATGTTCGGATATGGATGGATTATTTTCATTATTCTTGCAATTATTAGTGGATGGAAGCACACTAACATAAAAATTGCAATTATGAGATTCTGTTATATTCCGATATTTACGATTTGTATACATTTCACTCAAAATCTATACTTGCTAAATGATAATAATAACTTAACCTATCCCGGACTTGGAAAACTTAAAAAGCCTGAGATGGATTTAGAACGTTATCTTATGATTGACAATGAATATTATTTCGGCCATTATAACAAGGTGTTGATAGCATGTAGCAGAATGGATTCTATACCCGAACAAATTAGCTTTTTCTATAATCTAACCTTAGCCCACCAAGGATTGTTAGCTAATAGTTTTGACCTTGCTAATCCGACTAATCTAGGTACATTCTATCATATTGGTCCAAACACACCTCTAATAATTATCAAAATGATGAATGAGCTTTACTATACGCTCGGAGATATGACCCTAACAGAACGTGCTGCAATGATGGCAAATGTTTTTTCTGCAAATAATCGTAATGTAAGGATGATAAAAAGACTTGCTGAAGCTAATCTTGTAAACAATGATATACCTGCCGCAATGAAGTATCTGCGCATACTAGACAATACTATTGTATACAAAAAGTGGGCGGAAAAGCATACACCTGGAATGCAAACAGCTGAGGTAAAAATGGAGATAGCAAAAAAACGGCAATTCGTGAACAAAACTGATACGCTAAGACTGACAGACAACTGCCGTGAGGTGCTCTTAGAACTACTCCAGTCTAACTCCAAAAACGCCGTGGCTCTAGACTATCTGCTGTGTAGTGACTTGATGGCACATCAAATAGGAGTATTTATGGATGACTACAACAAATATTACGCGTTGCAGAAACGAAAAAACGAACCTCAGCTGTATCGTCAGGCAGTTGATTTCTACAACCAGAATAATCCTAATAAATAA
- a CDS encoding TolB family protein, giving the protein MKKILFFLAAICTIVSCKDLPLIESKNPVPMYPDYMDITIPVNIAPLNFLLRNNANGVKVIAGGKELYSGDDNKVTFDMSSWKGFTKENSGKTVDVNVIAREGDKWVEYKSFKWQIVKDSIDSYLTYRLIEPDYEIFNNLQIHQRCVENFDESALCDHNLVNNSCMNCHIVGNQNPNLSMMYVRGKNGGAVLNRNGELRKLDLKKAGMISSSVYAGFNHTGRYIVFSTNIIIPAFHAQGSKRLEVFDSKSDVYIADLDKNVIFTQKNLCDSTVLETFPTFSPDGKYIYFCSAKSVKLPEDIKKLKYSLCRTTFNENNGKIGQKVDTIFNANSKGAPYNSSKRSVCHPRVSPDGKYILYTVADYGTFPIWHREADLQMMNLKTRQIDTLAIVNSNRSDTYHSWSSNSHWFVFASKRDDGLYGKPYFCYIDRNGKAHKPFVLPQSDPSFYDLNLKSFNIPELSRGKIPFNAVDVKRLMDKKSEKFK; this is encoded by the coding sequence ATGAAAAAAATATTATTTTTTCTCGCTGCAATATGCACAATTGTATCCTGCAAAGATTTACCTTTGATAGAGTCTAAAAATCCGGTGCCTATGTATCCCGACTATATGGATATAACTATTCCTGTAAATATTGCTCCTCTCAATTTTCTTTTACGCAACAATGCCAATGGTGTAAAGGTGATTGCCGGCGGCAAAGAACTATATAGCGGTGATGACAATAAGGTAACGTTTGATATGAGTTCCTGGAAAGGTTTTACCAAAGAAAACTCCGGAAAGACTGTAGACGTAAATGTAATTGCACGGGAAGGAGACAAATGGGTAGAATACAAATCCTTCAAATGGCAGATCGTAAAAGACAGCATAGACTCTTATCTCACTTACAGACTGATAGAACCGGATTACGAAATATTCAATAACCTGCAAATACACCAACGCTGCGTGGAGAACTTCGACGAGAGCGCTCTTTGTGACCATAATCTGGTCAACAACAGTTGTATGAACTGCCATATCGTTGGCAATCAGAACCCTAATCTCTCTATGATGTATGTAAGAGGCAAAAATGGAGGTGCAGTATTAAACCGCAATGGAGAACTCCGCAAACTTGATTTAAAGAAAGCCGGGATGATATCCTCTAGCGTCTATGCCGGATTCAATCATACAGGCCGTTATATTGTCTTTTCCACCAACATCATAATTCCAGCCTTCCATGCGCAAGGCAGCAAGAGACTAGAAGTCTTCGACAGCAAATCAGATGTTTACATAGCCGACTTAGATAAAAACGTTATATTCACGCAAAAGAATCTATGTGACTCTACTGTTTTGGAAACATTTCCAACTTTCTCACCAGATGGCAAATATATTTATTTTTGTTCAGCTAAAAGTGTAAAACTGCCTGAGGATATCAAAAAACTGAAGTATAGTTTGTGCCGTACTACTTTTAATGAAAACAATGGAAAAATAGGACAAAAGGTGGATACTATATTTAATGCTAATTCAAAGGGAGCACCATATAATAGCAGTAAGCGTTCTGTATGCCATCCAAGAGTATCTCCCGACGGGAAATACATACTCTATACAGTAGCCGATTATGGTACTTTCCCTATCTGGCACAGAGAGGCAGACTTACAGATGATGAATCTCAAGACCAGGCAAATAGATACTCTGGCTATCGTCAATTCCAACCGCTCTGACACATATCACAGTTGGTCGTCTAACAGCCATTGGTTCGTATTTGCAAGCAAGCGTGATGATGGTCTATATGGCAAACCATACTTTTGCTACATAGACCGCAATGGAAAAGCGCATAAGCCATTCGTTCTACCACAGAGCGACCCTAGTTTCTACGACCTCAACCTAAAATCGTTCAATATCCCAGAACTCAGCAGAGGTAAAATACCTTTTAATGCTGTGGATGTAAAGAGGTTAATGGATAAAAAATCAGAGAAATTTAAATAG
- a CDS encoding YdeI/OmpD-associated family protein, with the protein MTTETEIKYFEDREDWRKWLVANFEAKGGIWFVFPNKSSGKKGITYNDAVEEALCFEWIDSTVRSLDQEHKIQHFTPRNPKSGYSQANKERLKWLLENKMIYSKFEDKIRKILSVPFVFPNDIIDRLKENEIVWENYQHFSDGYKRIRIAYIEAARKRPEEFEKRLNNFIHKVEDNKMIKGFGGIEKYY; encoded by the coding sequence ATGACAACAGAGACAGAAATAAAATATTTTGAAGATCGAGAAGATTGGAGAAAGTGGCTCGTCGCAAATTTTGAGGCCAAAGGTGGAATTTGGTTCGTATTTCCTAATAAATCATCAGGCAAAAAAGGTATTACATACAACGATGCTGTTGAAGAAGCCCTTTGTTTCGAATGGATTGACAGTACAGTTAGATCGCTTGATCAAGAACATAAAATTCAGCATTTCACGCCTAGAAATCCTAAAAGCGGATACTCCCAAGCCAATAAAGAAAGACTTAAATGGTTATTGGAAAATAAAATGATATACTCTAAATTTGAGGATAAAATACGAAAGATCTTGTCTGTTCCTTTTGTTTTTCCTAATGATATAATTGATAGATTGAAAGAAAATGAAATAGTCTGGGAAAACTATCAACACTTTTCAGATGGATATAAACGTATTCGAATTGCATATATTGAAGCAGCAAGGAAACGACCGGAAGAATTTGAAAAGAGGTTAAACAACTTTATCCATAAAGTAGAAGATAATAAAATGATAAAAGGATTTGGCGGAATTGAAAAATACTATTAA
- a CDS encoding cysteine hydrolase family protein produces MKKALVVIDIQNDITKNYKGIIDNINRAIDWAVDNGVYVVYIRHENLSDGTRTFKHNTHGAELVPDLKIVSKNVFTKYKGNALSSEEFADFINKNGVDEFYITGADAIACVKSTCYNLTKANYTVNVLSDCITSYDKKKIDEMIRYYESKGCKIISLNELS; encoded by the coding sequence ATGAAAAAGGCATTAGTAGTAATTGACATTCAAAATGATATAACAAAGAATTATAAGGGAATAATTGACAATATAAATAGAGCCATAGATTGGGCAGTTGATAATGGTGTTTATGTTGTTTATATAAGACACGAAAATTTATCAGATGGTACAAGGACTTTTAAACATAATACACATGGAGCTGAATTAGTTCCGGATTTGAAAATAGTATCAAAAAATGTTTTCACAAAATACAAAGGAAACGCATTAAGTAGTGAGGAGTTCGCAGACTTTATTAATAAAAATGGAGTAGATGAATTCTACATAACAGGAGCTGATGCGATTGCTTGTGTCAAGTCAACTTGTTATAACTTGACTAAGGCAAATTATACAGTAAATGTCTTATCAGATTGCATTACGAGTTATGATAAAAAGAAAATAGACGAAATGATTCGTTATTATGAAAGTAAAGGCTGTAAAATAATTAGTTTGAATGAACTATCATGA